The Haemophilus parainfluenzae genome window below encodes:
- a CDS encoding extracellular solute-binding protein, whose translation MKKFAGLLTAGLVAATLTACNDKEAKSDATKAQAPANDTVYLYTWTEYVPDGLLDDFTKETGIKVIVASLESNETMYAKMKTQGDAGGYDVIAPSNYFVSKMAREGMLQELDHSKLPVIKELDPDWLNKPYDKGNKYSLPQLLGAPGIAFNTNTYKGSDFTSWGDFWKPEYANKIQLLDDAREVFNIALLKIGQDPNTKDPAIIKQAYEELLKLRPNVLSFNSDNPANSFISGEVELGQLWNGSVRIAKKEQAPLNMVFPKEGPVLWVDTLAIPKTSKNPDGAHKLINYLLGAKAAEKLTLAIGYPTANLEAKKVLPKEITEDPSIYPTAEILQKSHWQDDVGDAIQYYEQYYQELKAAK comes from the coding sequence ATGAAAAAATTTGCAGGTTTGCTTACTGCCGGTTTAGTTGCCGCTACATTAACTGCTTGTAACGATAAAGAAGCCAAGTCTGATGCAACAAAAGCACAGGCTCCAGCAAATGATACCGTGTACTTATATACTTGGACTGAATACGTACCAGATGGTCTTTTAGATGACTTCACAAAAGAAACTGGTATCAAAGTTATTGTAGCAAGTCTTGAATCTAATGAGACGATGTATGCCAAAATGAAAACCCAAGGTGATGCAGGCGGTTATGATGTTATTGCACCATCTAACTACTTCGTATCTAAAATGGCACGCGAAGGCATGCTACAAGAATTAGATCACAGTAAATTACCTGTTATCAAAGAATTAGACCCTGATTGGCTCAACAAACCTTATGACAAAGGCAATAAATACTCACTTCCTCAGTTGTTAGGTGCACCAGGTATTGCATTTAATACCAATACCTATAAAGGTTCTGACTTCACTTCTTGGGGCGATTTCTGGAAACCAGAATATGCAAACAAAATCCAATTATTAGATGATGCGCGTGAAGTATTCAATATTGCGTTATTAAAAATTGGTCAAGATCCAAACACCAAAGATCCTGCAATTATCAAGCAAGCTTATGAAGAGTTATTGAAATTACGTCCAAACGTACTTTCTTTCAATTCTGATAACCCTGCAAACTCATTCATCTCTGGTGAAGTAGAATTAGGTCAGTTATGGAATGGTTCTGTGCGTATCGCGAAAAAAGAACAAGCTCCATTAAATATGGTGTTCCCAAAAGAAGGTCCTGTTCTTTGGGTTGATACTTTAGCGATTCCTAAAACTTCTAAAAACCCAGATGGTGCACACAAGTTAATTAACTACTTGCTAGGTGCAAAAGCGGCGGAAAAATTGACTTTAGCGATCGGTTACCCTACGGCTAACCTTGAAGCGAAAAAAGTGCTTCCAAAAGAAATCACTGAAGATCCATCAATTTATCCAACAGCTGAAATTCTTCAAAAAAGCCACTGGCAAGATGATGTAGGTGATGCGATTCAATATTACGAACAGTATTACCAAGAGTTAAAAGCAGCAAAATAA
- a CDS encoding DNA translocase FtsK, which translates to MIKRITKRFTPKQYLAELLLGLTALLGLYLIVAWSSYTPLDNSWSTASFQTETINKAGAFGAWLIDAFFVFLGYVGHLIPFVIFIVPIYLLKTKAVHSLSVTRIALRSFGFIALIVGLTMMATLLLSNTNYYLAGGVFGGSLVVNLYPTLGKFGCILVGFICAVVGFIFCSGASLIRLIVKFYHWLTMKNQPAEEEHVEHTSVDDLEQIVIEVPQQLAFSDSQLETESTEDEKEEGAENTFVKPEQLINTSGLSSPSASEPADVEKLEDKFKGFTVESDNLPNVSISASSSVELPTKEDFSATWKNSQVNSQSADDSDDIFEENVIPKVSLKTPENTTALYPTYDEPLESDNDGLEDELARQFAAQEQARMQEMEVRAKASNAEDALKVILNEPTASSVKAREIHIENATETTYKPYFDTLIHPAFQQPTNKREKPTTPLPSLDLLEHRPTQAQDITREEILDTSARIEQQLKNFNVKATVQDVLVGPVVTRYELELQPGVKASKVTSIDTDLARALMFRAIRVAEVIPGKPYIGIETPNAHRQMVPLRDVLDSNEFRSSTSLLSMALGKDISGKPVVVDLAKMPHLLVAGSTGSGKSVGVNTMILSLLFRVTPDEVKFIMIDPKVVELSIYNDIPHLLTPVVTDMKKAANALRWCVDEMERRYQLLSALRVRNIEGYNEKIEEYEKLNMPIPNPIWKPGDTMDKMPPPLEKLSYIVVIVDEFADLMMVAGKQIEELIARLAQKARAIGIHLILATQRPSVDVITGLIKANIPSRIAFTVASKIDSRTILDQGGAEALLGRGDMLYSGQGSSDLVRVHGAFMSDDEVARVADDWRARGKPNYIDGILDGADDEDSGEKPTASSGDLDALFDEVVEFVLSTGNTSTSYVQRKFSVGFNRAARIMDQLEEQGILGPMKNGKREILARRSEY; encoded by the coding sequence ATGATTAAACGAATTACAAAACGATTTACACCGAAACAATATTTAGCAGAATTATTACTCGGATTGACCGCACTTTTAGGTTTATATTTAATCGTGGCATGGTCAAGCTATACGCCATTAGATAACTCTTGGTCTACAGCAAGTTTTCAAACTGAAACCATCAATAAAGCCGGTGCTTTTGGCGCTTGGTTAATTGATGCGTTTTTTGTTTTTCTCGGCTATGTAGGTCATCTCATTCCGTTTGTCATTTTTATCGTACCAATTTATTTACTGAAAACCAAAGCGGTGCATTCTCTCTCTGTAACCCGTATTGCATTACGTTCCTTTGGTTTTATTGCTCTCATCGTTGGCTTAACTATGATGGCAACATTGTTGCTTTCAAATACGAACTACTATTTAGCTGGTGGCGTGTTTGGTGGCAGCTTAGTGGTGAATTTATATCCTACACTCGGTAAGTTTGGCTGTATTTTAGTGGGCTTTATTTGTGCAGTTGTAGGCTTTATTTTCTGTTCCGGTGCATCATTAATTCGTTTAATTGTAAAATTCTACCATTGGCTGACAATGAAAAATCAGCCGGCAGAAGAGGAGCATGTAGAACATACTTCTGTAGATGATCTTGAACAAATTGTGATTGAGGTACCTCAACAACTTGCTTTCTCTGATTCTCAATTGGAAACTGAATCTACAGAAGATGAAAAAGAGGAGGGGGCTGAAAATACCTTTGTTAAGCCCGAGCAACTCATTAATACTAGTGGGCTATCCTCACCGAGTGCTTCAGAGCCAGCAGATGTTGAAAAATTAGAAGATAAGTTTAAAGGCTTCACGGTTGAATCTGACAATTTACCGAATGTGTCTATTTCTGCCTCTTCTTCCGTTGAATTACCAACAAAAGAAGATTTTTCAGCAACATGGAAAAACTCACAAGTGAATTCTCAAAGTGCGGATGATTCAGATGATATTTTTGAAGAAAATGTCATACCAAAAGTGTCACTAAAAACACCTGAAAATACGACTGCACTTTATCCTACTTATGATGAACCTTTAGAATCAGACAATGATGGTTTAGAAGATGAACTAGCGCGTCAGTTTGCTGCGCAAGAGCAAGCTCGTATGCAAGAAATGGAAGTGCGAGCAAAAGCCTCAAATGCTGAAGATGCATTAAAAGTGATCTTGAATGAGCCGACAGCTTCGTCAGTTAAAGCGCGTGAAATTCATATTGAGAATGCAACTGAAACAACCTATAAGCCGTATTTCGATACGCTTATTCACCCAGCATTCCAACAACCAACGAATAAACGTGAAAAACCAACAACACCATTACCAAGTTTAGATTTACTTGAGCATCGTCCAACGCAGGCTCAAGACATTACGCGTGAAGAGATTTTAGACACCTCCGCACGCATAGAACAACAATTAAAGAATTTTAATGTCAAAGCTACGGTACAAGATGTGTTAGTAGGGCCTGTGGTGACTCGTTATGAGCTTGAATTACAACCGGGTGTAAAAGCATCCAAAGTAACAAGTATAGATACCGATTTAGCACGTGCATTGATGTTCCGTGCGATCCGTGTGGCAGAAGTGATTCCAGGCAAACCTTATATTGGTATTGAAACACCAAATGCGCACCGTCAAATGGTGCCATTGCGTGATGTGCTCGATAGCAATGAATTCCGTTCATCCACATCATTGCTTTCAATGGCTTTGGGTAAAGATATTAGCGGAAAACCCGTTGTGGTTGATTTGGCTAAAATGCCTCACTTGCTTGTCGCGGGTTCAACAGGCTCGGGTAAATCTGTTGGTGTGAATACCATGATTTTAAGTTTGCTTTTCCGTGTGACACCGGATGAAGTGAAATTTATTATGATTGACCCGAAAGTGGTTGAACTTTCTATTTATAACGATATTCCACACTTGCTTACTCCTGTGGTGACGGATATGAAAAAAGCGGCGAATGCATTGCGTTGGTGCGTAGATGAAATGGAACGTCGTTATCAATTATTGTCAGCCTTACGTGTGCGTAACATTGAAGGGTATAACGAAAAAATTGAAGAATATGAAAAACTCAATATGCCAATTCCAAATCCAATTTGGAAACCGGGTGATACAATGGATAAGATGCCGCCTCCATTAGAAAAATTGAGTTATATTGTTGTGATCGTTGATGAGTTTGCTGACTTAATGATGGTTGCAGGCAAACAAATTGAAGAGTTAATTGCTCGCTTAGCACAAAAAGCTCGTGCGATTGGTATCCACTTGATTTTAGCAACACAACGCCCTTCAGTAGATGTAATTACAGGATTAATTAAAGCTAATATCCCAAGCCGTATTGCCTTTACTGTGGCAAGCAAAATTGACTCTAGAACGATTCTGGATCAGGGCGGTGCAGAAGCCTTATTGGGCCGTGGTGATATGTTATATTCAGGACAAGGCTCTTCAGATCTTGTTCGTGTACATGGTGCCTTTATGAGTGATGATGAGGTGGCGCGTGTAGCAGATGATTGGCGTGCACGCGGTAAACCAAATTATATTGATGGCATTTTAGACGGCGCGGATGATGAAGATTCTGGTGAAAAACCAACGGCAAGCAGTGGCGATCTCGATGCATTATTTGATGAAGTCGTTGAGTTTGTATTAAGCACAGGCAATACCTCGACTTCTTATGTTCAACGTAAATTTAGTGTTGGGTTTAACCGAGCTGCTCGAATTATGGATCAGCTCGAAGAACAAGGTATTTTAGGCCCAATGAAAAATGGAAAACGAGAAATTTTAGCTCGACGTTCCGAATATTAA
- a CDS encoding IS3 family transposase encodes MQRLRTRYPLKWLLGFAQLARSTFFAKLQIKLDKDEPLKKAIKRIKANHPDYGYRRVHACLPGVNHKKVQRLMQTLGLQVRSRKSKKFTTYRGTIGVIAPNHLERDFSATAPKQKWVTDITEFKAKDGSKVYLSPILDLFNNEIVSYNLSYSPNWAQVEDMLMQAVKGLNKACGVILHSDQGWQYQMVAYRRILAEYGIIQSMSRKGNCLDNAAMESFFGRLKTECFYGREFNSREEIVDAVRDYLDYYNHRRIQLKLKGLSPIQYRKQSFK; translated from the coding sequence ATCCAAAGGTTAAGAACACGCTATCCGTTAAAATGGCTTTTAGGCTTTGCACAGTTAGCGCGTAGTACGTTTTTTGCTAAACTTCAGATTAAACTGGATAAGGATGAGCCGCTTAAAAAGGCCATTAAACGCATCAAAGCCAATCATCCTGATTATGGCTACCGACGTGTTCATGCCTGTTTACCAGGCGTGAATCATAAAAAAGTTCAACGTTTAATGCAGACACTTGGGCTTCAAGTGCGGTCAAGAAAAAGCAAGAAATTTACGACTTATCGAGGCACGATAGGGGTGATTGCACCGAATCATCTTGAACGCGATTTTAGTGCAACGGCCCCGAAACAAAAATGGGTGACCGATATCACCGAGTTTAAGGCGAAAGATGGGAGTAAAGTCTATTTATCTCCAATTTTAGACTTATTTAACAATGAGATAGTCTCATATAATCTCAGCTATTCCCCAAACTGGGCGCAAGTAGAGGACATGTTAATGCAAGCCGTCAAAGGATTAAATAAAGCTTGTGGTGTCATTTTACATTCAGACCAAGGTTGGCAATATCAAATGGTAGCTTATCGTCGAATCTTGGCTGAATATGGCATTATTCAAAGTATGTCGAGAAAAGGGAATTGCTTAGATAATGCCGCAATGGAAAGTTTCTTTGGGCGATTAAAAACGGAATGTTTTTATGGTCGGGAATTTAACAGTAGAGAAGAGATAGTTGATGCTGTCAGGGATTATTTGGATTACTATAATCATCGACGGATTCAACTAAAATTAAAAGGACTGAGTCCGATACAATACCGAAAACAGTCCTTTAAATAA
- the potC gene encoding spermidine/putrescine ABC transporter permease PotC, whose amino-acid sequence MSRLLRNIFMFVVYAYLYIPIIILVTNSFNEDRYGLSWKGFSWNWYERLFNNDTLIQAAFHSVTIAFFAATLATIVGGLTAIALYRYRFRGKQAVSGMLFIVMMSPDIVMAVSLLALFMVVGISLGFWSLLLAHVTFCLPYVTVTIFSRLNGFDARMLEAAKDLGASEVTILRKIILPLALPAVVSGWLLSFTISLDDVVVSSFVSGVSYEILPLRIFSLVKTGVTPEVNALATIMIVLSLGLVILSQLVTRKNNH is encoded by the coding sequence ATGAGTCGTTTACTGCGTAATATTTTTATGTTTGTGGTATACGCTTATTTGTATATCCCAATTATTATTTTGGTGACTAACTCCTTCAATGAAGACCGTTATGGTTTAAGTTGGAAAGGTTTTAGTTGGAACTGGTATGAGCGTTTATTTAATAACGATACCTTAATCCAAGCCGCGTTCCACTCTGTCACTATCGCTTTCTTCGCTGCAACGTTAGCGACTATTGTGGGTGGTTTAACTGCTATCGCACTTTACCGCTATCGTTTCCGCGGTAAACAAGCCGTAAGCGGTATGTTATTTATCGTCATGATGTCACCAGATATCGTAATGGCGGTTTCTCTACTTGCCTTATTCATGGTTGTAGGGATTTCGTTAGGTTTCTGGTCATTACTATTAGCTCACGTAACATTCTGTTTACCTTATGTTACCGTGACAATTTTCTCTCGCTTAAATGGCTTTGATGCAAGAATGCTTGAAGCAGCAAAAGATTTAGGTGCGAGCGAAGTCACCATTTTGCGTAAAATTATCCTACCACTCGCTTTACCTGCAGTGGTATCTGGTTGGTTATTAAGCTTTACTATTTCATTAGATGATGTTGTCGTATCTTCTTTCGTAAGTGGTGTAAGCTATGAAATCCTACCATTGCGTATCTTCTCACTTGTAAAAACAGGGGTAACACCGGAAGTAAATGCGTTAGCAACGATTATGATCGTGCTTTCATTAGGATTAGTAATTTTAAGTCAATTAGTTACACGCAAAAATAATCATTAA
- the lolA gene encoding outer membrane lipoprotein chaperone LolA has translation MKKTLLKMTALTALLSVSNFAFADAADELQNRLNQVTVLSADFSQTVTSVGGKNVQQGSGKLQIKRPNLFRMDTKSPQETQIIADGKTLWYYDPFVQQVTAQWVKDAVNNTPFVLLTSNDKSHWNQYSVTQNADTFVLKPKAKNSNIKQFDIRVDTNGVLKNFSTTEKDGQTNLYVLRNITNQTLADSLFQFSVPKGVELDDQRKGKK, from the coding sequence ATGAAAAAAACATTATTAAAAATGACCGCACTTACTGCGCTATTAAGTGTGAGTAATTTTGCTTTTGCCGATGCTGCTGATGAGCTGCAAAATCGCTTAAATCAAGTGACAGTATTGAGCGCTGATTTCTCTCAAACCGTGACCTCTGTTGGCGGTAAAAACGTCCAACAAGGAAGTGGAAAACTTCAAATTAAACGTCCAAATCTTTTCCGTATGGATACCAAATCACCACAAGAAACACAAATTATTGCAGATGGTAAAACCCTTTGGTATTACGATCCATTCGTGCAACAAGTGACTGCTCAATGGGTGAAGGATGCGGTAAATAATACCCCTTTCGTCCTTTTAACCAGTAACGATAAAAGCCACTGGAATCAGTATTCAGTGACGCAGAATGCGGATACCTTTGTGTTAAAACCGAAGGCGAAAAATAGCAATATTAAACAATTTGATATTCGTGTAGATACAAATGGTGTGTTAAAAAATTTCAGCACCACAGAAAAAGATGGTCAAACCAATCTTTATGTGTTGCGTAACATTACAAATCAAACACTAGCTGATAGCTTATTCCAATTTAGCGTACCGAAAGGCGTGGAATTGGATGACCAACGTAAAGGTAAAAAATAA
- the potB gene encoding spermidine/putrescine ABC transporter permease PotB has product MKIINNKFQKITVAIIFSWLIFFVLIPNLLVLTVSFLTRDGSDFYALPFTLDNYTNLFNPLYAQVVWNSLYMSGIATIICLLIGYPFAFMVSKINPKYRPFLLFLVVLPFWTNSLIRIYGMKVFLGVKGVLNTMLMDMGILSEPIRILNTEVAVIIGLVYLLLPFMILPLYSAIEKLDGRLLEAARDLGANAVQRFFRVILPLTMPGIVAGCLLVLLPAMGMFYVADLLGGAKVLLVGNVIKSEFLISRNWPFGSAISIGLTILMALLIFVYYRANKLLNKKVELE; this is encoded by the coding sequence ATGAAGATAATCAATAATAAATTCCAGAAAATTACTGTTGCAATTATCTTCAGTTGGTTAATCTTCTTTGTGCTAATTCCAAACTTATTGGTTTTAACCGTAAGTTTTTTAACCCGAGATGGTAGTGACTTTTATGCTTTGCCATTTACTTTAGATAACTACACTAACCTGTTTAATCCACTTTATGCGCAGGTAGTGTGGAACTCATTGTATATGTCTGGCATCGCGACGATTATTTGCTTACTCATTGGCTATCCATTTGCCTTTATGGTCAGCAAAATTAATCCAAAATATCGTCCATTTTTGTTGTTCCTCGTGGTATTACCATTCTGGACAAACTCACTTATTCGTATCTATGGGATGAAAGTATTCCTTGGTGTGAAAGGTGTGTTAAATACCATGCTAATGGATATGGGCATTTTGAGTGAGCCTATTCGTATTTTAAATACCGAAGTAGCTGTAATCATTGGTTTAGTGTATCTCCTTTTACCATTTATGATTCTACCGCTCTACTCTGCTATTGAAAAATTAGACGGACGTTTATTAGAAGCGGCAAGAGACTTAGGTGCTAATGCTGTTCAACGTTTCTTCCGCGTTATTTTGCCATTAACCATGCCGGGTATTGTTGCAGGTTGTTTATTAGTACTACTACCAGCAATGGGGATGTTCTATGTAGCAGACTTACTTGGTGGTGCGAAAGTATTATTAGTTGGTAACGTGATTAAGAGCGAATTCTTAATTTCCCGTAACTGGCCATTCGGTTCGGCAATCAGCATCGGTTTAACCATTTTAATGGCATTGTTGATTTTCGTTTACTATCGTGCAAATAAATTGTTGAATAAGAAAGTGGAGTTAGAATAA
- a CDS encoding helix-turn-helix domain-containing protein, giving the protein MGKHYAIEFKLQALQPILNGKMSIREAARFYNIPSNALVRTWLKRFEKSGIKGLIPRKPSGRPPMKPKYAKMPPPPKTEEDRLRLRILQLEAEVAYLKELRRLRLQDEAEQRKLSKG; this is encoded by the coding sequence ATGGGTAAACACTACGCAATCGAATTTAAATTACAGGCTCTTCAACCTATTTTGAATGGGAAAATGAGTATTAGAGAAGCCGCGCGTTTTTACAATATTCCTTCCAACGCCCTAGTCAGGACATGGTTGAAACGGTTTGAAAAAAGTGGCATAAAAGGACTGATTCCCCGTAAACCATCAGGACGACCGCCAATGAAACCCAAATATGCAAAAATGCCACCGCCACCCAAAACTGAAGAAGACCGTTTACGCCTGAGAATTTTACAGCTTGAAGCGGAGGTGGCCTACCTAAAGGAGTTGAGAAGGCTCAGACTTCAGGACGAAGCCGAGCAACGGAAATTATCCAAAGGTTAA
- the potA gene encoding spermidine/putrescine ABC transporter ATP-binding protein PotA: MENLVQKPIIELRSIKKSYGSNTIINDFNLTINNGEFVTILGPSGCGKTTVLRLLAGLEELDEGHIILDGEDITNVPAEKRHINTVFQSYALFPHMTIFDNVAFGLRMQKVAESEIKSRVLDALRMVQLEEMADRKPAQLSGGQQQRIAIARAVVNKPKVLLLDESLSALDYKLRKQMQNELKQLQRQLGITFIFVTHDQEEAITMSDRIVLLRKGKIAQDGSPREIYEDPANLFVARFIGEINVFDATVIERKSDDELLANVEGRVCDIHTSISAEKGQKLQVLLRPEDIVIEELDENEHSNAIIGRIVDRTYKGMTLESTVEFDHNGKRVLVSEFFNEDDPHMDHSVGQRVGITWHEGWEVVLNDEDNQ; this comes from the coding sequence GTGGAAAATCTGGTTCAAAAGCCTATTATTGAGCTTCGTTCAATCAAAAAATCCTATGGTTCTAATACAATTATTAATGATTTTAATCTAACCATTAATAACGGTGAATTCGTCACAATTCTTGGCCCATCCGGCTGTGGTAAAACTACAGTATTGCGTTTATTAGCGGGTTTAGAAGAGTTAGATGAAGGTCATATTATTTTGGACGGTGAAGATATTACTAATGTTCCGGCAGAAAAACGCCACATTAACACCGTATTCCAGAGTTATGCGTTATTCCCGCATATGACTATTTTTGATAACGTGGCTTTTGGTTTACGTATGCAAAAAGTGGCAGAAAGCGAAATTAAATCTCGCGTTCTGGATGCATTGCGTATGGTGCAATTAGAAGAAATGGCCGATCGTAAACCAGCTCAACTTTCTGGTGGTCAGCAACAACGTATCGCGATTGCTCGCGCTGTTGTGAATAAGCCAAAAGTGTTGCTACTTGATGAATCTTTATCTGCGCTGGATTATAAGTTACGTAAACAAATGCAAAACGAACTTAAACAATTACAGCGTCAACTTGGCATTACCTTTATTTTCGTTACTCACGATCAAGAAGAAGCGATCACCATGTCTGATCGTATCGTTTTATTACGTAAAGGTAAAATTGCACAAGATGGTTCACCTCGTGAAATTTATGAGGATCCAGCTAACCTATTCGTGGCTCGCTTCATCGGTGAAATTAACGTATTTGATGCCACTGTGATTGAGCGTAAATCTGACGATGAACTACTTGCTAACGTAGAAGGTCGCGTATGTGATATTCACACGAGTATCTCTGCTGAAAAAGGTCAAAAACTACAAGTATTATTACGCCCGGAAGATATTGTGATTGAAGAGCTTGATGAAAATGAGCACTCAAATGCAATTATTGGTCGCATTGTGGATCGTACCTATAAAGGAATGACACTTGAGTCTACAGTCGAATTTGATCACAACGGTAAACGCGTATTAGTGAGCGAATTCTTTAACGAAGATGACCCGCATATGGATCACAGCGTTGGTCAACGTGTAGGTATTACATGGCACGAAGGTTGGGAGGTTGTACTCAACGATGAAGATAATCAATAA
- a CDS encoding replication-associated recombination protein A, which translates to MSNLNFDFAENDFRPLAARMRPTNLEQYYGQTHLIGEGKPLRKAIQAGHIHSMILWGPPGTGKTTLAEIIAHRINAEVERISAVTSGVKEIRESIDRAKQNRLADRQTILFVDEVHRFNKSQQDAFLPHIEDGTIIFIGATTENPSFELNNALLSRARVYLLKSLTVAEIEQVLQQAISDPERGLGKERLVLEENLLQVLAEYVNGDARLALNCLELMVDMASDTENGKKLDRTLLKEVLGERQARFDKQGDRFYDLISALHKSIRGSAADAALYWYARIITAGGDPLYVARRLLAIASEDVGNADPRAMQVALAAWDCFTRVGAYEGERAIAQAIIYLAVAPKSNAVYNAFNAAKQHVKEFPDFDVPPHLRNAPTALMKELGYGAEYRYAHDEPNAYAAGENYFPPELKDTQYYFPTNRGMEIQIKEKLERLQEQDKNASKKRYK; encoded by the coding sequence ATGTCCAATCTTAATTTTGATTTTGCTGAAAATGACTTTCGCCCTTTAGCAGCCCGTATGCGTCCAACAAATTTGGAACAATATTATGGGCAAACACATTTAATTGGGGAAGGAAAGCCGCTTCGTAAAGCAATTCAAGCAGGGCATATTCATTCGATGATTCTGTGGGGACCGCCGGGTACAGGTAAAACAACACTGGCGGAAATTATTGCTCATCGTATTAATGCAGAAGTTGAACGAATTTCAGCGGTGACAAGCGGCGTGAAAGAAATTCGAGAATCAATTGACCGAGCGAAACAAAATCGACTTGCAGATCGCCAAACGATTTTATTTGTGGATGAAGTGCATCGCTTTAATAAAAGCCAACAAGATGCGTTTTTACCCCATATTGAAGATGGGACGATTATTTTTATTGGCGCCACAACGGAAAATCCTTCCTTTGAACTAAATAATGCATTGCTTTCTCGTGCGAGAGTCTACCTACTTAAGTCATTGACAGTGGCTGAAATCGAACAAGTTCTGCAACAAGCCATTTCTGATCCTGAGCGAGGATTAGGTAAAGAGCGTTTAGTTTTAGAAGAGAATTTGCTACAGGTTTTAGCTGAATATGTGAATGGTGATGCTCGCCTGGCTTTAAATTGTCTTGAACTGATGGTAGATATGGCTTCTGACACAGAAAACGGTAAGAAATTAGACCGCACTTTGTTGAAAGAAGTATTAGGTGAACGACAAGCGCGTTTTGATAAACAAGGCGATCGTTTTTATGATTTGATTTCTGCTTTACATAAATCAATTCGAGGTTCAGCAGCAGATGCAGCACTTTATTGGTATGCACGAATTATCACAGCTGGTGGAGATCCCCTTTATGTAGCACGACGTTTATTAGCGATTGCCTCAGAAGATGTGGGTAATGCTGATCCAAGAGCAATGCAAGTTGCACTAGCGGCTTGGGATTGTTTTACGAGAGTGGGCGCTTATGAAGGAGAGCGAGCTATTGCGCAAGCCATTATTTATTTGGCTGTAGCACCGAAGAGTAATGCGGTTTACAACGCATTTAATGCGGCAAAACAACATGTAAAAGAGTTTCCTGATTTTGATGTACCGCCTCATTTACGTAATGCGCCAACGGCTTTAATGAAAGAATTGGGCTATGGCGCTGAATATCGTTATGCACATGATGAACCTAATGCTTATGCCGCTGGAGAAAATTACTTCCCACCAGAACTGAAAGATACTCAATATTATTTCCCAACTAACCGTGGTATGGAAATTCAAATTAAAGAAAAGCTTGAGCGTTTACAAGAGCAAGATAAAAACGCATCAAAAAAACGCTATAAATAA